The genomic region GGTGATCTTCTGGGATTCGGTGACAAACGAATCGCACGCCTGTTTCGCGTATTCCATCTGAAGCTCAAAGGCCTCGACGGGTGAACGCGCCATCGCGAGCTTTCCCAGGAAGCTCCAGGCTTGCTCAAGCGACGTCCTGATGTAGTCGCTATAGGCGTCGGCAATCGCCTGCGTGCTGGCCTCCAAGGGTTCGACCGGTGCGACGGGTGGGCTCGCAGCGATCGCCATCCCGGAAGCCTCGTCCGGCAAGGCTGCAGCCGAAGGTATCTCCGCACTGATCGGTCGGCTCGGCTCTTGCTCGACCTTTTGCTCGGTCTCTTGCCTGATCTCCGCCGAGGCTTCCGGCAATTGATGCGCTGCACTTGCGGGTTGCTCGCCGGCCCCGGCGCGTTGTCCGGCCTTCTTCTTGCCGCCGCGCCGGCCGGATTTTCCCGTTGGTTTGTTTCCCACCGCACTCAACATTGCAAATGGCTCCTGAATATCGATGAAGCCGCGAGCCTCCGTCGCGTTTGCGCTGAAATCGCGATTGTGGGCTGTCGCTTGCGTGGCGGCGATGTGGCGAGATATTGCCGATGCATTTTTGATTCATCCAAAAGGCGGCCGATCCAGAAACTTGCGGGATCGCCGCCTTTGTTGCCGCCTTAGCATAGCTCGT from Bradyrhizobium sp. CB1015 harbors:
- a CDS encoding phasin family protein translates to MLSAVGNKPTGKSGRRGGKKKAGQRAGAGEQPASAAHQLPEASAEIRQETEQKVEQEPSRPISAEIPSAAALPDEASGMAIAASPPVAPVEPLEASTQAIADAYSDYIRTSLEQAWSFLGKLAMARSPVEAFELQMEYAKQACDSFVTESQKITELHEQLTRQRVMHLEGFVARLTQTTLEIRAIRH